The Benincasa hispida cultivar B227 chromosome 9, ASM972705v1, whole genome shotgun sequence genome has a segment encoding these proteins:
- the LOC120084489 gene encoding uncharacterized protein LOC120084489, with translation MTIGTDMQVKEIACSCCKDPLAILSSDKKRWAERNQKLILYEFQALSLAMENRCFGITKPFLVIFMIFKSLFGPSCQAGHNADDVDDPFVGGKHAWNEVRVDMSQISFMEMERDEEIG, from the exons ATGACAATCGGGACAGACATGCAAGTAAAAGAAATTGC GTGTTCGTGCTGTAAGGACCCACTGGCTATCCTATCAAGCGACAAGAAGCGATGGGCTGAAAG GAACCAGAAACTAATATTATATGAATTCCAAGCACTTAGCTTAGCGATGGAAAATCGTTGCTTTGGAATCACAAAACCCTTTCTTGTCatcttcatgatttttaaaTCTCTTTTTGGTCCATCATGTCAg GCAGGCCATAATGCTGATGATGTTGATGATCCTTTTGTCGGGGGAAAACATGCATGGAACGAAGTACGTGTTGATATGAGCCAAATTAGCTTCATGGAAATGGAAAGAGATGAAGAGATTG GTTAA